A genomic region of Candidatus Pseudomonas phytovorans contains the following coding sequences:
- a CDS encoding LysR family transcriptional regulator, which translates to MNRNDLRRVDMNLLVLFEALMIERNLTRVGEKLFITQSTVSAALARLRELFDDPLLIRSGRAMEPTPRAMQIFAELAPAMDVISAAISRAREFDPASSCNVFRLGLSDDAEFGLFPALLQALREEAPDISVVVRRANFLLMPGLLASGEISVGVSYTTDLPATAKRRKLRDIGVRVLRADDRPGPLTLDEYCARPHVMVSFSGDMSGNIDLDLARIGRCRKVVLAVPQFGSLRTLLRNTELIATVPDYAACALADDGSLRADPAPFDITEAELSMVWSGAQDNDPAERWLRERILQFMAR; encoded by the coding sequence ATGAACCGCAACGACCTGCGCCGCGTCGACATGAACCTGCTGGTGCTGTTCGAGGCCCTGATGATCGAACGCAACCTGACCCGGGTCGGTGAAAAGCTGTTCATCACCCAGTCCACCGTCAGCGCCGCCCTGGCCCGCTTGCGCGAGCTGTTCGATGACCCGTTGCTGATCCGCAGTGGCCGGGCCATGGAGCCCACGCCAAGGGCCATGCAGATTTTCGCCGAACTGGCGCCTGCAATGGACGTGATTTCCGCAGCCATCAGCCGGGCCCGCGAGTTCGACCCGGCCAGCAGTTGCAATGTGTTCCGCCTGGGGCTGTCGGACGATGCCGAGTTCGGCCTGTTCCCGGCCCTGCTGCAGGCCCTGCGTGAAGAGGCCCCGGATATCAGTGTGGTGGTGCGGCGGGCCAACTTCCTGCTGATGCCTGGCCTGCTGGCCAGCGGCGAGATTTCGGTAGGTGTGAGCTACACCACCGACCTGCCGGCGACGGCCAAGCGCCGCAAGCTGCGCGACATTGGCGTGCGCGTGCTGCGCGCCGACGACCGGCCCGGCCCGCTCACCCTCGACGAATACTGCGCCCGCCCGCATGTGATGGTGTCGTTCTCCGGCGACATGAGCGGCAATATCGACCTGGACCTGGCGCGCATCGGCCGTTGCCGCAAGGTGGTGCTGGCAGTGCCGCAGTTCGGCAGCCTGCGCACCCTGTTGCGCAACACCGAGCTGATCGCCACGGTCCCGGACTACGCCGCCTGCGCGCTGGCCGACGACGGCAGCCTGCGCGCCGACCCGGCGCCGTTCGACATCACCGAGGCTGAACTGTCGATGGTCTGGAGCGGCGCCCAGGACAACGACCCGGCCGAGCGCTGGCTACGCGAGCGCATTCTGCAGTTCATGGCCCGGTAG
- a CDS encoding aldo/keto reductase, whose product MQRLTTRNGLDLPAIGLGTWPMTGSECTQAVHQALEVGYRHIDTATAYENEAAVGQALRESDVPREQIHLTTKVWWDRLEPKAMRQSLEDSLRALGTEQVDLFHIHWPGKDWDLARSIDTLVALRDEGKARHIGVANFPLGLLRQVVETLGAPLSAIQVEYHVLLGQQPLLDYARRHDLLLTAYTPLARGQAAAQPVIQAIARKHGVLPSQVALKWLLDQDGVAAIPKASSRENQLANLAALNVQLDDEDRAAIAGLPKDQRVVSPPFAPDWNS is encoded by the coding sequence ATGCAAAGGCTCACCACCCGTAACGGTCTGGACCTGCCTGCAATCGGCCTGGGCACCTGGCCCATGACCGGCAGCGAATGCACCCAGGCCGTGCACCAGGCGCTGGAAGTCGGTTACCGGCACATCGACACCGCCACCGCCTACGAAAATGAAGCGGCTGTTGGCCAGGCCCTGCGCGAAAGCGACGTGCCCCGTGAGCAGATCCACCTCACCACCAAGGTGTGGTGGGACCGCCTGGAGCCCAAGGCCATGCGCCAGTCGCTGGAAGACAGCTTGCGCGCCCTGGGCACCGAACAGGTCGACCTGTTCCACATTCACTGGCCCGGCAAGGACTGGGACCTGGCGCGCAGTATCGACACCCTGGTAGCCCTGCGTGACGAGGGCAAGGCGCGCCACATCGGCGTGGCCAACTTCCCGCTGGGGCTGCTGCGCCAGGTCGTGGAAACCCTGGGCGCGCCGTTGTCGGCGATTCAGGTGGAATACCACGTGCTGCTCGGCCAGCAACCGCTGCTCGACTACGCCCGCCGCCATGACCTGTTGCTCACCGCCTACACCCCGCTTGCGCGTGGCCAGGCGGCAGCGCAGCCGGTGATCCAGGCGATTGCCCGCAAACATGGCGTGCTGCCCAGCCAGGTGGCGCTGAAGTGGTTGCTGGACCAGGACGGTGTGGCGGCCATCCCCAAGGCCAGTAGCCGCGAGAACCAGCTGGCCAACCTGGCAGCGTTGAACGTGCAACTGGACGACGAAGACCGCGCCGCGATTGCCGGGCTGCCGAAGGACCAGCGCGTGGTAAGCCCGCCGTTTGCGCCGGACTGGAATAGCTGA
- a CDS encoding aldehyde dehydrogenase family protein, with amino-acid sequence MTPITKSSYVDGAFVELGNSADILENRNPSNPGEVVERFERADQLLTQQAIAAARRAQPAWARSNPQQRADALDFIGTEILARREQLATLLAREEGKVLREALGEVDRAGRSFKFYAQEALRAEGEKYQSVRQDVGIDVFTQPLGVVGIIAPWNFPIAIPAWKIAPALCFGNCVVFKPAELVPSSAWALAEIIARAGLPAGVFNMLIGPGRSVGDTIIRSPLVDGISFTGSEHTGQTIARLAAESMKKVQLEMGGKNPLIVLDDADLEQAVEVALNGSFYSTGQRCTASSRVIVTEGIHDAFVARLAERTRVLKVGNALLASTDIGPVVDSRQLEQNLSYVAAGLEQGAKLVCGGERIDNQAGAYFFTPALFTEVTPDMRIYREEIFGPVLSVLKVRDYDEAFAAAEDTAFGLSAGIVTTSLRYAEHFKRNSSAGMVMVNLPTAGVDYHVPFGGNGASSLGSREQGTHARQFFTRVKTTYQLA; translated from the coding sequence ATGACCCCCATTACCAAGAGCAGCTACGTCGACGGCGCCTTCGTCGAGCTCGGCAACAGCGCCGACATCCTGGAAAACCGCAACCCTTCCAACCCGGGTGAAGTGGTCGAGCGCTTCGAACGCGCCGACCAGCTGCTGACCCAGCAGGCTATCGCCGCTGCCCGCCGCGCACAGCCGGCCTGGGCGCGCAGCAACCCCCAGCAACGCGCCGACGCACTGGACTTCATCGGCACGGAAATTCTCGCGCGCCGGGAACAACTGGCCACATTGCTGGCCCGCGAAGAAGGCAAGGTGCTGCGCGAGGCCTTGGGTGAAGTGGACCGCGCCGGGCGCTCGTTCAAGTTCTACGCCCAGGAAGCGCTGCGTGCCGAAGGCGAAAAATACCAGTCGGTGCGCCAGGACGTGGGGATCGATGTGTTTACCCAGCCACTGGGCGTGGTCGGCATCATCGCCCCGTGGAACTTTCCCATTGCCATCCCGGCGTGGAAGATCGCGCCGGCGTTGTGCTTTGGCAACTGCGTGGTGTTCAAGCCGGCCGAGCTGGTGCCCTCCTCGGCCTGGGCCCTGGCCGAAATCATCGCCCGCGCCGGTTTGCCAGCGGGCGTGTTCAACATGCTGATCGGCCCCGGACGCAGTGTCGGCGATACGATCATCCGCTCGCCGCTGGTCGATGGCATCAGCTTCACCGGTTCCGAGCACACCGGCCAGACAATTGCCCGGCTGGCTGCCGAAAGCATGAAGAAAGTGCAGTTGGAGATGGGCGGCAAGAACCCGCTGATCGTGCTGGACGATGCCGACCTGGAGCAGGCCGTGGAGGTAGCACTGAACGGTTCTTTCTACAGCACCGGCCAGCGCTGCACCGCCAGCTCGCGGGTGATCGTGACCGAAGGCATTCATGATGCCTTCGTCGCACGGCTGGCCGAACGCACCCGCGTGCTGAAGGTGGGCAATGCGCTGCTGGCCAGCACTGACATCGGCCCTGTGGTCGACAGCCGGCAGCTGGAGCAGAACCTGTCGTACGTGGCTGCGGGCCTGGAACAAGGTGCGAAGCTGGTGTGTGGTGGCGAGCGGATCGACAACCAGGCCGGAGCGTATTTCTTTACCCCGGCGCTGTTTACAGAGGTGACACCAGACATGCGCATTTACCGCGAAGAAATCTTCGGGCCGGTGCTGAGCGTGCTCAAGGTCCGTGACTATGACGAAGCGTTCGCTGCTGCCGAGGACACTGCATTTGGTCTGTCAGCCGGAATCGTCACCACCTCGCTGCGTTATGCCGAGCACTTCAAGCGCAACAGTTCGGCGGGGATGGTGATGGTCAACCTGCCCACTGCCGGGGTGGATTATCACGTGCCGTTTGGCGGGAATGGAGCATCAAGCCTGGGTTCGCGGGAGCAAGGGACGCATGCACGGCAGTTCTTTACCCGGGTAAAGACCACTTACCAGTTGGCTTGA
- a CDS encoding NAD(P)-dependent oxidoreductase translates to MSEHIVFLDDEGLAPSTRLKRPDCEHRWQQYAYTHPDQVLEHLKDATVALTCSVPLREEHLRQLPKLKMISLALTGRDIVDVDYCNAHGIEVSSVPGYAANTVAEHSLAMILELFRRPAAFTRLMRQVHTGEKPHQNIYFNHRIRDVRDKQLAIIGSGPIALRLAHLARAFGMQVLFEDRGGKRKGPDCRPLAELLKNCDVLSINCPLTPETHNLIDAGQLASMKPDAVVINTGRGGVVNEAALIQALQAGRLGGVALDVVEVEPLHPSNPLFQLIDRDDFLLNPHIAWSSEDAMQQLMDSAVDNISDFVARQLSAKRIRTA, encoded by the coding sequence GTGAGCGAACATATCGTCTTCCTCGACGACGAAGGCCTGGCACCTTCCACCCGCTTGAAGCGGCCTGACTGCGAACACCGCTGGCAGCAGTACGCCTACACCCACCCCGACCAGGTGCTGGAGCACCTGAAAGACGCGACGGTGGCGCTGACCTGCAGCGTGCCGCTGCGCGAGGAGCACCTGCGCCAGTTGCCCAAGCTGAAGATGATCTCGCTGGCACTGACCGGCCGTGACATCGTCGATGTCGACTATTGCAACGCCCACGGCATCGAAGTGTCGAGCGTGCCGGGCTATGCCGCCAATACCGTGGCCGAACACAGCCTGGCCATGATCCTCGAACTGTTCCGCCGCCCGGCCGCATTCACCCGGCTGATGCGCCAGGTGCATACTGGTGAAAAGCCGCATCAGAACATCTACTTCAACCACCGCATCCGCGATGTGCGCGACAAACAACTGGCGATCATTGGCAGTGGCCCGATTGCCCTGCGCCTCGCGCACCTGGCACGGGCGTTCGGCATGCAGGTGCTGTTCGAAGACCGTGGCGGCAAGCGCAAAGGCCCCGACTGCAGGCCGTTGGCCGAATTGCTGAAAAACTGCGATGTGCTGTCGATCAACTGCCCGCTCACCCCAGAAACCCACAATTTGATCGATGCCGGGCAACTGGCGTCGATGAAGCCCGATGCCGTGGTCATCAACACCGGCCGCGGCGGCGTGGTCAATGAAGCGGCTTTGATCCAGGCGCTGCAGGCAGGCCGCCTGGGTGGTGTGGCCCTGGATGTAGTGGAGGTGGAACCGCTGCACCCGAGCAACCCGCTGTTCCAGCTGATCGACCGCGACGACTTCCTGCTCAACCCGCACATCGCCTGGAGCAGTGAAGACGCCATGCAACAGCTGATGGACAGCGCCGTGGACAACATCAGCGATTTTGTCGCCCGCCAGCTTTCTGCAAAAAGGATCCGTACCGCATGA
- a CDS encoding FAD-binding oxidoreductase, producing the protein MYRGFWYAQALDLDNDLAPALQDSIQADVCIVGGGFLGLWSAIRLKQAHPEKTIVIVERDRCGSGASGRNGGVATNWWGKYLSLRTICGDIEARRICEAAESAIDEIGSFCHQHGIDAQYRKNGWLWTATNQRQMNSWRVLTDGLQKLDVNPFQELDRQTIRGRVGSPLVLGGIFDPNAATVQPAMLARGLRRVALKLGVQIFEKSPFTHLQRGKNPVVHTAKGHVKASHVVLALNAWGAQFPELRRMIAIMSSDMVATAPVKAKLDAIGFSGGECMTDSRTVLNYWRNTPDGRVVFGKPLGQFAYAGRIGNLYEKPSPAADKVAAELRRLYPQLQDVPVVSSWTGPIDRAMKGLPNFGYLDHHQTVSYGIGFSGNGVATTVFASRIIKSLATHANDAWANCGLVNQNMKLLPPEPFRFFGAHLVRDALVRKESLEDHDQDAGFITRQLVGMAPAGYVPAQKK; encoded by the coding sequence ATGTACCGTGGATTCTGGTATGCCCAGGCGCTTGACCTGGACAACGACCTGGCCCCTGCCCTGCAGGACTCGATTCAAGCCGACGTGTGCATCGTCGGCGGTGGCTTCCTTGGCCTGTGGTCGGCCATCCGCCTGAAACAGGCGCACCCGGAAAAAACCATCGTCATCGTCGAACGCGACCGCTGCGGTTCGGGTGCCAGCGGGCGCAACGGTGGCGTGGCCACCAACTGGTGGGGCAAGTACCTGTCGCTGCGCACCATCTGCGGCGACATCGAGGCGCGGCGCATCTGCGAGGCAGCCGAGTCGGCCATCGACGAGATCGGCAGTTTCTGCCATCAACACGGCATCGACGCCCAGTACCGCAAGAACGGCTGGCTGTGGACGGCCACCAACCAGCGGCAGATGAACTCTTGGCGCGTGCTCACCGACGGCCTGCAAAAGCTCGACGTCAACCCGTTCCAGGAGCTGGACCGCCAGACCATCCGCGGCCGCGTCGGCTCGCCACTGGTGCTGGGCGGTATCTTTGACCCCAACGCGGCCACCGTACAGCCCGCCATGCTCGCCCGCGGCTTGCGACGCGTGGCGCTGAAACTGGGTGTGCAGATTTTCGAGAAATCGCCCTTCACCCATCTGCAGCGTGGCAAGAACCCGGTGGTGCACACGGCCAAGGGCCATGTGAAAGCCAGCCACGTGGTGCTGGCGCTCAACGCCTGGGGCGCGCAATTCCCCGAACTACGCCGGATGATCGCGATCATGTCCAGCGACATGGTCGCCACCGCGCCGGTCAAGGCCAAGCTCGATGCCATCGGTTTCAGCGGCGGCGAATGCATGACCGACTCGCGCACCGTGCTCAACTACTGGCGCAACACCCCGGACGGGCGTGTGGTATTCGGCAAGCCCCTGGGCCAGTTCGCCTATGCCGGGCGCATCGGCAACCTGTATGAAAAACCCTCGCCGGCCGCCGACAAGGTCGCTGCCGAACTGCGCCGGCTGTACCCGCAGCTGCAGGATGTGCCGGTGGTCAGCAGCTGGACCGGGCCGATCGACCGAGCCATGAAGGGCCTGCCCAACTTTGGCTACCTCGACCACCACCAGACCGTCAGCTACGGCATCGGTTTTTCCGGCAACGGCGTGGCCACCACCGTGTTCGCCAGCCGCATCATCAAGTCGCTGGCCACCCATGCCAACGACGCCTGGGCCAACTGTGGCCTGGTCAATCAGAACATGAAACTGCTGCCGCCAGAGCCGTTCCGTTTCTTTGGCGCACACCTGGTGCGCGACGCATTGGTGCGCAAGGAATCGCTGGAAGACCACGACCAGGACGCCGGTTTCATCACCCGCCAGCTGGTCGGCATGGCGCCCGCCGGCTACGTGCCAGCGCAGAAAAAATAA
- a CDS encoding GlxA family transcriptional regulator, with product MFAEQQEEPVQAPVITAQVKPELRVGFVLMNHFTLVPVAGLVDSLRFAADKSFRSQQVFCQWDWMTLDDQPITASCGMPILPTKPLNLFAQYDYIVLAGGLLDETRHPPDWLLDALREVHAASIPIIALCSGSFVLGKAGLLDGRRCALHFTLRDEFKARFPLATAVIDKSYVDDRGIITCPGGTAIDLAANLIRQHCGAVRAQKGLEYLLVDERADEQQDKAATESVYQNDRVQRAISFMRANLDASMTLKAVAEAVGTHPRQLHREFVANTQEPPANYWRKLRLDHARRLLVNTSQNITTIALACGFSDASHFILWFRKQYGETPYNFRKRRHEVERFDWHGDKVGLDPEL from the coding sequence ATGTTTGCCGAACAACAAGAAGAACCGGTACAAGCCCCCGTCATCACTGCGCAGGTCAAGCCCGAGTTACGCGTGGGTTTTGTGCTGATGAACCACTTCACCCTGGTGCCGGTGGCCGGGCTGGTGGATTCGCTGCGTTTTGCCGCAGACAAGTCGTTCCGCAGCCAGCAGGTGTTCTGCCAGTGGGACTGGATGACCCTTGACGACCAGCCGATCACGGCCAGTTGTGGCATGCCGATTTTGCCCACCAAGCCGTTGAACCTGTTCGCCCAGTACGACTACATCGTGCTGGCCGGTGGCCTGCTGGACGAAACCCGCCACCCGCCGGACTGGCTGCTGGATGCGCTGCGTGAGGTGCATGCGGCGAGTATTCCGATCATCGCCTTGTGCTCAGGGTCATTCGTGCTGGGTAAAGCCGGGCTGCTCGATGGCCGGCGCTGTGCGCTGCATTTCACCTTGCGCGATGAATTCAAGGCGCGCTTTCCACTGGCCACGGCGGTGATCGACAAGAGCTACGTGGACGACCGTGGCATCATCACCTGCCCGGGCGGTACGGCCATTGACCTGGCGGCCAACCTGATCCGCCAGCATTGCGGCGCGGTACGGGCGCAAAAGGGGCTGGAATACTTGCTGGTGGATGAACGCGCCGATGAGCAGCAGGACAAGGCCGCCACCGAGAGCGTGTACCAGAACGACCGGGTGCAGCGGGCGATCAGTTTCATGCGCGCCAATCTGGATGCCTCGATGACGCTCAAGGCGGTGGCTGAAGCGGTGGGCACCCACCCCCGGCAGTTGCACCGCGAGTTCGTCGCCAATACCCAGGAACCACCGGCCAACTACTGGCGCAAGCTGCGCCTGGACCATGCCCGACGGTTGTTGGTGAATACCAGCCAGAACATCACCACCATTGCTTTGGCCTGCGGGTTTTCAGATGCGTCGCACTTTATCTTGTGGTTCCGCAAACAGTACGGCGAGACGCCTTACAACTTTCGCAAGCGCAGGCATGAAGTGGAGCGGTTTGACTGGCATGGCGACAAGGTGGGGCTGGACCCGGAGCTGTAG
- the katG gene encoding catalase/peroxidase HPI yields MSNESKCPFHQTAGGGTTNRDWWPDQLNLRILHQHSSKSSPDPDFDYAKAFKSLDFQALKKDLTALMTDSQDWWPADFGHYGPLFIRMAWHSAGTYRIGDGRGGAGSGQQRFAPLNSWPDNVSLDKARRLLWPIKQKYGNKISWADLIVLTGNVALESMGFKTFGFSGGRADVWEPDEDVYWGSEKVWLGGDTRYGKEQVKAQPPGQGDLVAEPAKHGEEQSRDLSAERNLENPLAAVQMGLIYVNPEGPEGNPDPVASGRDIRETFGRMAMNDEETVALIAGGHAFGKTHGAGPADNVGPEPEAAGLELQGLGWPNKFGTGKGGDAITSGLEVIWTSTPTQWSNEYLNNLFNFEWELTKSPAGAHQWRPTEGKGAGTVPDAHDPGKKHAPSMLTSDLALRFDPIYEPIARRFKDNPDQLADAFARAWYKLIHRDMGPLARYLGPEMPNEELLWQDPLPKAGPSTLAEQDIAALKAKVLASGLSVGELVSTAWASASTFRGSDKRGGANGARVRLAPQKDWAANQGTGKVLAALEKIQGEFNNGGKQVSLADLVVLAGTAAVEKAAKDAGYSGSVGFRPGRVDASQAQTDVESFAVLEPLADGFRNFTKARYSVKAEKLLLDKAQLLTLTAPELTVLIGGLRVLGANHGDSKQGVFTDKVGTLSNDFFRNLLDMGVEWKPTSADNETFEGRDRKTGQVKWNASRVDLVLGSHAQLRALSEVYGSSDGRDKFVRDFVAAWQKVMELDRFDLK; encoded by the coding sequence ATGTCGAACGAATCGAAATGCCCGTTCCATCAAACCGCAGGTGGCGGCACCACCAACCGTGACTGGTGGCCTGACCAGCTCAACCTTCGGATTCTTCACCAACACTCGTCAAAGTCCAGCCCCGACCCGGACTTCGACTATGCCAAGGCGTTCAAGAGCCTGGACTTCCAGGCTTTGAAAAAAGACCTGACTGCCTTGATGACCGACTCCCAGGACTGGTGGCCCGCCGACTTCGGCCACTACGGTCCGCTGTTCATCCGTATGGCGTGGCACAGCGCGGGCACCTACCGCATTGGCGATGGCCGAGGTGGCGCGGGCTCTGGCCAGCAACGTTTCGCCCCGCTCAACAGCTGGCCGGACAACGTCAGCCTGGACAAGGCCCGGCGCCTGCTGTGGCCGATCAAGCAGAAATACGGCAACAAGATCTCCTGGGCCGACCTGATCGTGCTCACCGGCAACGTTGCCCTGGAGTCCATGGGCTTCAAGACATTCGGCTTCTCTGGCGGGCGCGCCGACGTGTGGGAACCGGACGAAGATGTGTACTGGGGTTCGGAAAAGGTCTGGCTGGGCGGTGATACCCGCTACGGCAAGGAACAAGTCAAGGCGCAGCCGCCTGGCCAGGGTGACCTGGTGGCCGAGCCGGCCAAGCATGGCGAGGAACAGAGCCGCGACCTGTCAGCCGAGCGCAACCTGGAAAACCCGCTGGCCGCCGTGCAGATGGGCCTGATCTACGTGAACCCCGAGGGCCCGGAAGGCAACCCTGACCCGGTGGCCTCGGGCAGGGACATCCGTGAAACCTTTGGCCGCATGGCCATGAACGATGAAGAAACCGTGGCGCTCATCGCAGGCGGTCACGCCTTCGGCAAGACCCACGGCGCCGGCCCCGCCGACAACGTCGGCCCCGAGCCTGAAGCGGCTGGCCTTGAGCTGCAGGGCCTGGGCTGGCCCAACAAGTTCGGCACTGGCAAGGGCGGTGATGCCATCACCAGTGGCCTGGAAGTGATCTGGACCTCGACCCCCACGCAGTGGAGCAACGAGTACCTCAACAACCTGTTCAACTTTGAGTGGGAACTGACCAAAAGCCCGGCCGGTGCGCATCAGTGGCGGCCGACAGAGGGCAAAGGCGCAGGCACCGTGCCGGATGCCCACGATCCGGGCAAGAAGCACGCGCCGTCGATGCTGACCTCCGACCTGGCGCTGCGCTTCGACCCGATCTACGAGCCGATCGCCCGCCGCTTCAAGGACAACCCTGACCAGTTGGCGGATGCATTTGCCCGTGCCTGGTACAAGCTGATCCACCGCGACATGGGCCCGCTGGCGCGCTACCTGGGCCCGGAAATGCCCAACGAAGAGCTGCTATGGCAAGACCCTTTGCCCAAAGCCGGGCCATCAACACTGGCTGAGCAGGACATCGCGGCCCTCAAGGCCAAGGTGCTGGCATCGGGCTTGAGCGTGGGCGAACTGGTGTCCACCGCCTGGGCATCCGCCTCGACCTTCCGTGGCTCCGACAAGCGCGGCGGTGCCAATGGCGCCCGCGTGCGCCTGGCACCGCAGAAAGACTGGGCTGCCAACCAAGGGACAGGCAAGGTGCTGGCGGCGCTGGAGAAGATTCAGGGCGAGTTCAACAATGGCGGCAAGCAGGTGTCCTTGGCCGATCTGGTGGTGCTGGCCGGTACCGCAGCCGTTGAGAAAGCTGCCAAGGATGCCGGTTACTCTGGCAGCGTCGGGTTCCGCCCGGGCCGCGTCGATGCGTCTCAGGCGCAGACCGATGTCGAGTCGTTCGCCGTACTGGAACCGCTGGCCGATGGCTTCCGTAACTTCACCAAAGCCCGCTACAGCGTCAAGGCCGAAAAGCTGCTGCTGGACAAGGCCCAACTGCTGACCCTGACTGCGCCGGAGCTGACCGTGCTGATTGGCGGCCTGCGCGTGCTGGGCGCCAACCATGGCGATAGCAAGCAGGGCGTGTTTACCGACAAGGTTGGCACCTTGAGCAACGACTTCTTCCGTAATTTGCTGGACATGGGCGTGGAATGGAAGCCGACTTCGGCGGACAACGAAACCTTCGAAGGCCGAGACCGCAAGACCGGGCAGGTTAAATGGAACGCTAGCCGGGTCGACCTGGTGTTGGGTTCGCACGCCCAGTTACGGGCATTGAGCGAGGTGTATGGCAGCAGTGATGGGCGTGACAAGTTTGTGCGCGACTTTGTTGCAGCTTGGCAGAAGGTCATGGAGCTTGACCGTTTTGATTTGAAATAG
- a CDS encoding DMT family transporter — MSSSTPLSGVNQPLRGIALVVVATFLFASHDALSKFLGGIYPIIMVVWARYVVHTLLMAGIFLPKSGLNVLRTRRPLLQTLRALSLLSTSLLFTTGLQYLPLAEATAVNFLAPVLVTALSAPLLKERVTVGQWVAVVLGFIGVLVVVHPGGAMFTPAILYPFGSALGFCFYQLLTRILAAHDSPTTSNFYAGLCNTLAMSALVPFFWEVPRWDHALLMLALGGFGMTAHLLLTQAFRHAAPALLAPFSYCQIVFAGLLGVIVYSQVPDTLSLVGISVICLSGLGAAWMQRKK, encoded by the coding sequence ATGAGTTCCAGCACACCGCTGTCCGGCGTCAACCAACCCCTGCGCGGTATCGCGTTGGTAGTGGTGGCGACGTTCCTGTTCGCCAGCCACGATGCGTTGTCGAAATTCCTGGGTGGCATTTACCCGATTATCATGGTGGTGTGGGCGCGCTATGTCGTGCATACGCTGCTGATGGCCGGCATTTTCCTGCCCAAGTCTGGCCTGAACGTATTGCGCACCCGCCGGCCGCTGCTGCAAACCTTGCGGGCCCTGAGCCTGTTGAGCACCAGCCTGCTGTTCACCACCGGCCTTCAGTATCTGCCGTTGGCGGAGGCGACGGCGGTCAACTTCCTTGCCCCGGTGCTGGTCACCGCGCTGTCGGCGCCGCTGCTCAAAGAGCGGGTGACGGTGGGGCAGTGGGTGGCGGTGGTGCTGGGTTTCATCGGCGTGCTGGTGGTGGTGCACCCGGGTGGGGCGATGTTTACCCCGGCCATACTGTATCCGTTCGGTTCGGCGCTGGGCTTCTGCTTCTATCAGTTGCTGACGCGCATTCTGGCTGCGCACGACAGCCCGACCACCAGCAACTTCTATGCAGGGCTGTGCAACACCCTGGCGATGAGTGCGCTGGTGCCGTTCTTCTGGGAAGTGCCGCGATGGGACCATGCCCTGCTGATGCTGGCACTGGGCGGTTTTGGCATGACTGCACACCTGCTGCTGACCCAGGCCTTCCGCCATGCAGCCCCGGCGTTGCTGGCGCCGTTCAGTTATTGCCAGATCGTGTTTGCCGGGTTGCTCGGGGTGATCGTTTACAGCCAGGTGCCGGATACCCTGAGCCTGGTGGGCATTTCGGTGATCTGCCTGAGCGGGCTGGGTGCGGCGTGGATGCAGCGCAAGAAGTGA